The genomic stretch GAAACTCGGCCCGCGCCCTGGAGGACGACCCCGAGCTGGCGGCTGCGCTGGAGCGGGCGATCCGGGAGAAGGCCGGGCTCCCGACCGAAGAGGAGAAACAGGAGGCGAGCGACGCCGGCTGATGCGTGGGAGGCCCTACTCCGTCTCCTCCGTTATCGTCCCCGCACCTGCGCCGAGGCGCGGGCGCGACTCCTCCAGCTCGGTTTCCCTCCCCATGAAGTCGAGACCGCGATCGAGCGGGGGAAGGCGACCGAGCTGTTAAACGACGAGCTGTTCACCAAGCTGTGGGTCGAGGACCGCGTCGCCCACCGCCCCCTCTCCCGCCGGGCAGTGGCCCAGGAGCTGGGGAACAAGGGGATCCCGCCGGAGACGATCTCCCACGCGTTGGACGAGCTTTATCCGCCGGAGGAGGAGGTG from Candidatus Bipolaricaulota bacterium encodes the following:
- a CDS encoding RecX family transcriptional regulator, translating into MRWSGRSGRRPGSRPKRRNRRRATPADAWEALLRLLRYRPRTCAEARARLLQLGFPPHEVETAIERGKATELLNDELFTKLWVEDRVAHRPLSRRAVAQELGNKGIPPETISHALDELYPPEEEVRIALELARTRMARYRGLDRTTRMRRTLNFLLRRGFDLSLARKAVREAEKELA